A genomic window from Cryobacterium sp. SO2 includes:
- a CDS encoding HRDC domain-containing protein, giving the protein MVEHQVIDTRAGFLAAVAELSDGSGPIGIDAERASGFTYSQRAYLIQVYRRESGTFLFDPPAIGDFSELNTALADEEWILHAASQDLACLREVGLDPSRIFDTELAARLLGLPRVGLGTVVEELLGIHLAKEHSAANWSTRPLPESWLVYAALDVELLPDLRDSMVAMLVDSDKTDIADQEFAAVLAKEAKPARAEPWRRLSGLHAVRGQRNLAVARELWLARDALAQELDVSPGRLVPDASLVAAARLLPTTRNALAELREFNGRASRTELDRWWRAIQQGLASADLPSVKANGDTLPPPRAWADRNPDADLRFKSARAALTTVSEERAVPLENLLTPEHLRRVSWQPPEPADAENVADALALLGARPWQIEATAQLIADAFVEVHQSADVPPDALS; this is encoded by the coding sequence GTGGTCGAGCACCAGGTCATCGACACCAGGGCCGGCTTCCTCGCGGCCGTCGCGGAGCTCTCCGACGGTTCAGGTCCGATCGGCATCGATGCTGAACGCGCGTCGGGCTTCACCTACTCCCAGCGTGCCTATCTGATCCAGGTGTACCGTCGCGAATCCGGCACCTTCTTGTTCGACCCTCCCGCCATCGGCGACTTCAGCGAACTCAACACCGCGCTCGCCGACGAGGAATGGATCCTGCACGCCGCCAGCCAGGACCTTGCCTGCCTCAGGGAGGTGGGCCTGGACCCGAGCCGGATTTTCGACACCGAACTGGCCGCCCGCCTGCTCGGCCTGCCCAGGGTCGGGCTCGGCACCGTCGTGGAAGAACTTCTGGGCATCCATCTGGCCAAGGAGCACTCTGCGGCCAACTGGTCGACCCGACCGCTGCCGGAGAGCTGGCTGGTCTACGCCGCCCTCGACGTCGAATTGCTGCCGGACCTGCGCGACAGCATGGTCGCCATGCTCGTCGACTCCGACAAGACCGACATCGCCGACCAGGAGTTCGCCGCCGTTCTTGCCAAGGAGGCCAAGCCCGCCCGCGCGGAGCCCTGGCGCCGCCTGTCCGGCCTGCATGCGGTGCGAGGCCAGCGCAATCTGGCCGTGGCCCGCGAACTCTGGCTGGCCAGGGACGCCCTCGCGCAGGAGCTGGATGTCTCACCGGGCCGGTTGGTGCCCGACGCCTCCCTCGTGGCCGCAGCGCGCCTGCTCCCCACCACCCGGAACGCCCTCGCCGAGTTGCGCGAGTTCAACGGTCGCGCCAGCAGGACAGAACTCGACAGGTGGTGGCGGGCCATCCAGCAGGGCCTGGCCAGCGCCGACCTGCCGTCCGTGAAGGCCAACGGTGACACCCTCCCGCCGCCCCGCGCCTGGGCCGACCGCAATCCCGATGCCGACCTGCGGTTCAAGTCCGCCAGGGCGGCGCTGACGACCGTCTCGGAAGAACGCGCCGTGCCCCTCGAGAATCTGCTCACCCCCGAGCACCTGCGCCGGGTCTCCTGGCAGCCGCCCGAGCCCGCTGACGCCGAGAACGTGGCTGACGCGCTCGCCCTGCTCGGCGCGCGCCCCTGGCAGATTGAGGCGACCGCACAACTAATAGCGGATGCCTTTGTGGAAGTCCACCAAAGCGCCGACGTGCCTCCGGACGCCCTTTCGTAG
- a CDS encoding thiolase family protein, which produces MAERTEVVFVDGVRTPFGRAGEKGMYWNTRADDLVVKAITGLMERNPTVPGERIDDVAIAATTQAGDQGLTLGRTAALLAGLPVSVPGFAIDRMCAGAMTSVTTMGAAIGFGAYDLAIAGGVEHMGRHPMGSGVDPNPRFLSERLVSEDALNMGSTAERIHDRFPAYTKERSDRYALRSQQKVAAAYAAGNIQPDLVSVATRSEAGWGLATRDEAPRPETTLAGLAALKTPFRPHGRITAGNASGLNDGATACLLASGATAKELGLSVKMKLVSFAFAGVEPEVMGLGPVPSTEKALRKAGLSITDIGLFELNEAFAVQVISFLDHFGIDDEDPRVNEYGGAIAIGHPLASSGVRLMNQLAHQFAAHPEVRYGLTAMCIGLGQGGTVIWENPHFNKKAAKR; this is translated from the coding sequence GTGGCCGAGAGAACTGAAGTCGTCTTCGTGGACGGGGTCCGCACCCCGTTCGGTCGGGCCGGCGAGAAGGGTATGTACTGGAATACCCGCGCCGACGACCTCGTCGTCAAGGCGATCACCGGACTGATGGAACGCAACCCGACCGTGCCGGGCGAACGGATCGACGATGTCGCCATCGCCGCGACCACCCAGGCCGGCGACCAGGGCCTGACCCTGGGCCGCACAGCGGCCCTCCTGGCCGGGCTGCCGGTCTCCGTGCCGGGTTTCGCGATCGACCGTATGTGCGCGGGGGCGATGACCTCCGTGACCACCATGGGTGCGGCGATCGGCTTCGGTGCATACGACCTGGCCATCGCCGGCGGTGTCGAGCACATGGGCAGGCACCCGATGGGCTCCGGGGTCGACCCGAACCCGCGTTTTCTCAGTGAACGGCTGGTCAGCGAGGATGCCTTGAACATGGGATCGACCGCCGAGCGCATCCACGACAGGTTCCCCGCGTACACCAAGGAGCGCTCCGACCGGTACGCGCTGCGCAGCCAGCAGAAGGTGGCCGCCGCGTACGCGGCCGGCAACATCCAGCCGGACCTCGTCTCCGTGGCCACCCGCAGCGAGGCCGGCTGGGGCCTGGCCACCAGGGACGAGGCGCCCAGGCCCGAAACGACCCTCGCGGGCCTCGCCGCCCTGAAGACGCCGTTCCGGCCGCACGGCCGCATCACGGCCGGAAACGCCTCCGGCCTCAACGACGGCGCCACCGCGTGCCTGCTCGCCAGCGGAGCCACGGCCAAGGAACTCGGCCTCAGCGTCAAGATGAAACTCGTGAGCTTCGCCTTCGCCGGGGTGGAGCCGGAGGTGATGGGCCTTGGACCCGTGCCGTCCACAGAGAAGGCGCTGCGGAAAGCGGGTCTCTCGATCACCGACATCGGCCTCTTCGAGCTCAACGAGGCCTTCGCCGTGCAGGTGATCTCGTTCCTCGACCACTTCGGCATCGACGATGAGGACCCCCGGGTGAATGAATACGGCGGAGCGATCGCCATCGGCCATCCGCTCGCGTCCTCCGGCGTGCGCCTGATGAATCAGCTCGCCCACCAGTTCGCCGCGCACCCCGAGGTGCGTTACGGTCTCACCGCCATGTGCATCGGCCTCGGCCAGGGTGGCACCGTCATTTGGGAAAATCCGCACTTCAACAAGAAGGCAGCCAAGCGATGA